The Mesobacillus jeotgali genome window below encodes:
- a CDS encoding molybdopterin-dependent oxidoreductase — protein sequence MATVYHSACPLNCWDSCGFLVTVEDGKVTKVEGNPDHPITQGKICGRGRMLENRANSEDRLLYPLKKIDGKFERISWEQALDEIAGKLAYYKESFGTTSVLHSHDYANGGLLTNLDSRFFNLYGGVTELTGSICWGSGIEAQNWDFGDAYSHAPEDLKNSKHVVIWGRNVARTNMHLFQNLQATKKNGTKIYVIDPIYNATAKLAHEYISIKPGFDGLLAAGIMKELLRMDLQDGNFLAGHTLGFEDLEALLDTVSLDYISEVTEVPADLITHLAEVYADKPVSTIMGLGMQRYENGGSTIRLLDALVAVSGNIGIPGGGANYANKQVGQSFDYQNMTMPEQKKTSRTFTMMRQAEGILSAVDPVIKMGIVTCGNPLTQVPDTKRVREAFESLETLVVIDQFMTDTAELADYVLPAATAFEVEDVYYSSMYHHYVNHGPKLVEPPGEAKPDAWIWGELANRLGFGDEFGFTREEFLGMGLASLTEKGITLDKIRVEKFAELPVDKIPWADRRFKTPSGKYEFTATAVADGRIKLSLPTETKWTNPELADKYPYSLLTIHPLRSNHSQHFHLFQPEPYVKVEIASSVAVEKGLKDQDYVRVWNDRGELKGTVSILKMAHPGTVNIDEGLSARFGGSVNQLTSSRESDNGLGSTLYDCLVNIEKVEKE from the coding sequence GTGGCGACAGTATATCATTCAGCATGTCCATTGAATTGCTGGGACAGCTGCGGGTTCCTTGTTACCGTGGAAGACGGAAAGGTAACAAAGGTCGAAGGCAATCCAGATCATCCGATTACACAGGGGAAAATTTGCGGCCGCGGCAGGATGCTGGAGAATAGGGCGAATTCGGAAGACAGATTGCTTTATCCTCTGAAAAAAATCGATGGCAAATTCGAGAGGATTTCCTGGGAACAGGCACTCGATGAAATTGCTGGAAAACTGGCTTATTATAAAGAGAGTTTTGGCACCACATCCGTATTGCACAGCCATGATTATGCCAATGGTGGTTTGCTCACCAATCTCGACAGCCGCTTCTTTAATCTCTATGGCGGTGTGACTGAATTGACTGGTTCCATTTGCTGGGGATCGGGAATTGAAGCACAGAACTGGGACTTTGGCGATGCCTACAGCCATGCACCAGAAGATTTGAAAAACAGCAAACATGTTGTCATCTGGGGCAGAAATGTCGCCCGGACGAATATGCATCTTTTCCAAAACCTTCAGGCTACGAAAAAGAATGGCACGAAAATCTATGTCATCGATCCAATTTATAATGCAACGGCCAAGCTGGCCCATGAATATATCTCCATCAAGCCAGGTTTCGATGGATTATTAGCTGCTGGAATCATGAAAGAGTTACTGAGGATGGATTTGCAGGATGGCAATTTTCTGGCGGGCCATACTTTAGGGTTTGAGGACTTGGAAGCCTTGCTTGATACGGTTTCATTAGACTATATAAGTGAAGTGACAGAAGTTCCGGCCGACCTCATCACCCACCTTGCCGAGGTTTATGCTGATAAGCCAGTATCGACCATCATGGGACTTGGCATGCAGCGCTATGAAAATGGCGGGAGTACAATCAGGCTGCTGGACGCGCTTGTTGCCGTCAGCGGCAATATCGGGATTCCGGGCGGCGGAGCCAACTATGCGAACAAGCAGGTAGGGCAAAGTTTTGACTACCAGAATATGACTATGCCTGAACAGAAAAAGACATCACGAACGTTCACGATGATGAGGCAGGCAGAAGGAATACTGTCGGCAGTTGATCCTGTGATTAAGATGGGAATCGTCACATGCGGAAATCCGCTGACTCAAGTTCCGGATACGAAAAGAGTGCGAGAGGCTTTTGAATCGCTCGAAACACTCGTGGTGATTGACCAGTTCATGACCGATACAGCTGAACTTGCAGATTATGTTCTGCCAGCTGCCACAGCTTTTGAGGTAGAGGATGTGTACTATTCTTCCATGTACCATCATTATGTCAATCATGGTCCGAAGCTTGTCGAACCGCCGGGAGAAGCTAAGCCGGACGCATGGATTTGGGGAGAACTGGCGAACAGATTAGGATTCGGGGACGAATTTGGTTTTACCAGGGAAGAATTCTTGGGAATGGGTCTGGCATCCTTGACAGAAAAGGGTATTACTTTGGATAAAATCCGTGTGGAAAAGTTCGCGGAGCTCCCGGTGGATAAAATTCCATGGGCAGACAGGAGATTCAAAACGCCAAGCGGCAAGTATGAATTCACTGCTACTGCAGTCGCTGACGGCCGAATCAAATTGTCACTGCCAACAGAAACAAAATGGACGAATCCAGAGCTGGCGGATAAGTATCCATATTCCTTGCTGACGATCCATCCTTTGCGTTCCAACCACTCGCAGCATTTCCACCTGTTCCAGCCGGAGCCATATGTGAAAGTGGAAATCGCAAGCAGCGTGGCTGTAGAAAAGGGACTGAAAGACCAGGACTATGTCCGTGTCTGGAACGACAGAGGCGAATTGAAAGGGACCGTTTCAATTTTAAAAATGGCCCACCCGGGGACCGTGAATATTGATGAAGGCTTGAGCGCCCGATTCGGAGGGTCTGTCAACCAGCTGACATCCAGCCGGGAATCAGACAACGGCCTCGGCAGCACACTATATGACTGCCTGGTCAATATTGAAAAAGTTGAAAAAGAATAA
- a CDS encoding DUF951 domain-containing protein: MEHEFQLNDVVEMKKPHPCGTNKWKIIRLGMDFRIKCEGCEHSVLIPRKEFTRKVKKVLSKQGE; encoded by the coding sequence TTGGAACATGAATTTCAACTTAATGATGTTGTTGAAATGAAAAAACCACATCCTTGCGGCACCAACAAGTGGAAAATCATTCGCCTTGGCATGGATTTCCGAATCAAATGTGAAGGCTGCGAGCACAGTGTCTTGATTCCCAGAAAAGAGTTCACACGTAAAGTAAAGAAGGTTTTATCGAAGCAGGGTGAGTAA
- a CDS encoding mechanosensitive ion channel family protein: MTNAEESITRTQAFLNKISQKLMDEDLWFAFGEGVLKILAILIISGLLIRVGKVAIHNFFKMKTRGPIRVSERREMTLMKLLENVLTYVVYFIAIMSILAAMTIDVKAMLAGAGIVGLAVGFGAQSLVKDIITGFFIIFEDQFSVGDYVRIGQFEGTVEEIGLRTTKIKSFTGEINILPNGSIVEVTNFSVYNSVSVLDIGIAYEGDIEYAEKVLQQYLETTTEKYPELVKTPELLGVQQFGASEVVLRIVAETVPMKHWYIGRQLRKDIKLLLDEHGIEIPFPRMVMYSRQEGGEQKEFGK, translated from the coding sequence ATGACTAATGCGGAAGAAAGTATAACTAGAACACAAGCATTTTTAAATAAAATCAGTCAAAAATTGATGGATGAAGACCTCTGGTTCGCGTTTGGGGAAGGTGTCCTGAAAATCCTGGCCATCCTGATCATTTCCGGTTTACTGATCCGAGTTGGCAAGGTAGCCATCCATAATTTCTTCAAGATGAAGACAAGGGGACCAATCAGGGTTTCCGAGCGGCGGGAAATGACGTTGATGAAGCTGCTTGAGAATGTACTGACATATGTTGTTTACTTTATTGCAATCATGTCCATTCTTGCGGCAATGACGATCGATGTTAAAGCAATGCTTGCCGGTGCCGGGATTGTCGGCTTGGCCGTCGGTTTCGGGGCGCAAAGTCTCGTTAAAGACATCATCACCGGTTTCTTCATTATTTTTGAAGATCAATTCTCTGTAGGTGATTATGTAAGAATTGGACAATTTGAAGGAACCGTAGAGGAAATCGGGCTGCGGACGACGAAGATTAAAAGCTTTACAGGGGAAATCAATATCCTTCCTAATGGCAGCATCGTAGAAGTCACCAACTTCTCGGTTTACAACAGCGTTTCAGTTCTTGATATAGGAATCGCTTATGAAGGCGATATTGAATACGCTGAAAAAGTACTGCAGCAGTACCTTGAAACAACAACAGAAAAGTATCCAGAACTGGTGAAGACACCTGAGCTTTTAGGCGTACAGCAATTTGGTGCTTCAGAGGTTGTGCTGCGTATCGTCGCAGAAACAGTACCGATGAAACACTGGTATATTGGAAGACAGCTTCGCAAGGACATCAAGCTTCTCCTGGATGAGCACGGAATTGAGATTCCATTCCCAAGAATGGTCATGTACTCCCGTCAGGAAGGCGGAGAGCAAAAAGAATTCGGTAAATAA
- the yyaC gene encoding spore protease YyaC codes for MNLKNHFFERRNNVAKINHEDELAAEKLASEILDHLPNFSTRPIVFVCIGTDRSTGDSLGPLIGTLLEEKEIAPYHVYGTLDDPIHAVNMDAKLAEIKEKHFNPFIIGIDACLGRLKSVGSIQVGNGPVKPGAGVNKELPEVGNMHITGIVNVSGFMEFFVLQNTRLNLVLKMAKTIANGIFESSQQLSKKQDWPKLNWDLEAEQPTVAE; via the coding sequence ATGAATCTCAAAAACCATTTTTTCGAGCGGAGAAACAATGTGGCAAAAATCAACCATGAAGATGAGCTGGCTGCCGAAAAGCTGGCTTCTGAAATCCTGGACCATTTGCCTAATTTCAGCACACGCCCAATTGTTTTTGTCTGTATTGGAACTGACCGCTCTACCGGTGATTCATTGGGTCCGCTAATCGGAACACTTCTCGAGGAAAAAGAAATTGCGCCTTACCATGTATATGGGACTCTTGATGACCCAATACATGCAGTGAATATGGATGCGAAACTGGCTGAAATCAAAGAGAAACACTTCAATCCTTTTATCATTGGGATAGACGCATGCCTGGGCAGGTTAAAAAGCGTCGGATCCATCCAGGTAGGCAATGGGCCAGTCAAACCAGGTGCCGGAGTAAATAAGGAACTCCCTGAAGTGGGCAATATGCACATTACAGGCATCGTCAATGTCAGCGGGTTCATGGAATTCTTTGTTTTGCAAAACACCAGATTGAACCTCGTATTAAAAATGGCAAAAACGATTGCAAATGGTATTTTCGAGAGCAGCCAGCAGCTATCGAAGAAACAGGATTGGCCAAAACTGAATTGGGATCTTGAGGCTGAGCAGCCTACAGTTGCCGAATAA
- a CDS encoding DUF554 domain-containing protein, whose translation MFLLGTIVNGLLIIVGTLLGRLLTRIPENMKATVMHGIGLAVMVLGLQMGFKSANFLIVILSLVIGAVLGEAWKLEDKLNSVGDWLESKLGSKGEGSISQGFVTATLIFVIGAMAIIGALDSGIRGDHDVLYTKAIIDGFTALILTTTLGIGVLFSAIPVMLYQGTIALFATQIDKFIPQALMDSFILELTATGGVMIFAIGLNMIGLTKIRVANLLPGILVTGVLVTLSHYTIGL comes from the coding sequence ATGTTTTTACTTGGCACCATTGTCAATGGGCTATTGATAATCGTCGGAACCTTGCTTGGCAGGCTTCTGACGAGGATACCTGAAAATATGAAAGCTACAGTCATGCATGGCATCGGGCTTGCTGTAATGGTGCTGGGCCTGCAAATGGGCTTTAAGAGCGCCAATTTCCTGATTGTTATTTTGAGTCTTGTGATTGGGGCAGTCCTCGGTGAAGCGTGGAAGCTGGAAGATAAGCTGAATTCAGTTGGAGACTGGCTCGAAAGCAAGCTTGGATCAAAAGGGGAAGGGAGTATCTCACAGGGTTTTGTGACCGCAACATTAATCTTTGTCATTGGAGCGATGGCCATTATTGGTGCTCTCGATAGCGGTATCCGCGGCGACCATGATGTGCTCTATACAAAGGCAATCATTGACGGCTTCACAGCTTTGATTCTGACTACGACACTTGGTATTGGCGTTCTTTTTTCAGCGATTCCCGTGATGCTCTATCAGGGGACAATCGCGTTGTTTGCAACGCAAATTGATAAGTTTATACCTCAAGCTTTAATGGACAGCTTCATCCTGGAGTTGACTGCAACTGGCGGAGTCATGATTTTCGCCATTGGCTTGAACATGATTGGATTGACGAAAATCAGGGTTGCAAATCTTCTGCCAGGTATCCTGGTCACTGGCGTTCTTGTCACACTATCACACTATACGATTGGATTATAA